One stretch of Pseudomonadota bacterium DNA includes these proteins:
- a CDS encoding heavy-metal-associated domain-containing protein: MKRTIPFLISFVLAGTAALADNVQYDIRVDGITCPFCVATSERALKKIEGVHAVGSDLETGTIFVCADSRVAFTDAQLKQLFRDKGFTYRSFEKTSRCSIAGHEYDDEELRDIPEDHADHPGTKS, encoded by the coding sequence ATGAAGCGCACGATTCCATTTTTAATTTCTTTTGTATTAGCCGGCACTGCGGCGTTGGCAGATAACGTGCAATACGATATTCGCGTGGACGGCATCACCTGCCCATTTTGTGTGGCGACGTCTGAACGCGCGTTAAAGAAGATCGAAGGTGTCCACGCGGTCGGCAGTGACCTCGAAACGGGCACTATATTCGTCTGCGCCGATAGCCGGGTAGCGTTCACCGATGCGCAACTGAAACAGCTATTTCGCGATAAGGGCTTTACGTATCGATCTTTTGAGAAAACTTCCAGGTGTTCGATTGCCGGGCACGAGTATGACGATGAGGAATTGCGGGACATCC
- a CDS encoding transporter translates to MSADEIIIRQQFVMTHSSDYIAGTRREVDRLESRTVLGYGLTSKLALFAVLPIINVNREFGDVSASEFGLGDAALFARYEVFRSDRPGRTLRIAPYAGARLPTGRDGKTGDGSVDVFGGVIATFASTQWVLDTQLRYDFNREADGFERGDSTRFDTSFQYRLAPGRVTKDTNAFVFGVLELSANHYKHNRLGGVTDPNSGGFQLYLTSGLQYATRRWIADLGVKVPIVNDLNGTALEPDYSILTSIRINF, encoded by the coding sequence TTGAGTGCAGACGAGATTATTATTCGCCAGCAGTTTGTCATGACCCATTCGTCGGACTACATTGCTGGCACACGGCGCGAGGTAGATCGCTTGGAATCCCGAACAGTGTTGGGCTACGGACTAACGTCAAAGCTAGCACTTTTTGCTGTGCTGCCGATAATCAACGTCAATCGCGAATTTGGGGATGTCAGTGCTTCCGAATTTGGCCTTGGCGATGCCGCACTGTTCGCACGCTATGAAGTGTTTCGCTCCGACCGGCCAGGACGCACGCTCCGCATCGCGCCGTATGCCGGGGCCAGATTACCCACGGGACGAGACGGCAAAACCGGTGATGGTTCAGTCGATGTTTTCGGCGGAGTAATCGCGACTTTCGCCAGTACCCAATGGGTACTCGACACCCAACTGAGGTATGACTTTAACCGTGAAGCAGATGGATTCGAGCGGGGAGATTCGACGAGATTTGACACGTCCTTTCAGTATCGCTTAGCGCCTGGAAGAGTGACGAAGGATACCAACGCATTCGTTTTCGGCGTGCTCGAACTCAGTGCGAACCACTATAAACACAATCGCTTGGGCGGCGTGACGGACCCGAACAGCGGCGGATTCCAGCTGTATTTGACGTCGGGCCTTCAGTATGCCACTCGGCGTTGGATTGCCGACCTTGGAGTTAAGGTTCCGATTGTGAACGATCTTAACGGTACGGCCCTAGAGCCTGATTACTCGATTCTTACCAGCATTCGAATTAACTTTTAA